The Deltaproteobacteria bacterium DNA window TCAGGCGAAGAAAGGTTTTGTCATGCCGGCGAAGGCCGGCATCCATCTACACTTTTGGTGCAGTGCCAAAAAAAACCTGGATTCCGGCCTGCGCCGGAATGACGGAACGGAGAGTCGACTTTTAGTCGACGAATTCAGAATCCCTCGACTTAAAGCCGAGGGTTGTTCAGTTTTGTTGATGGTTCTTATTTCTCTAGTGTGCGCCGCTGCGGTCCATGGCGCCCAGCCGACCAAGTTGCGCTTCTCCTATTCGAGCCGGAGCAATTCGATTGCGCCCTTTCAGATCGCTTTGACCAAAGGATTCTTCGCCGAGGAGGGGATGGACGTGGAGATGATCCAAATCAATCCCCGGCTCGGCGCCACGGCGCTGCTCAATGGCGACATCGATTTCACCACGACCTTCGGGACGACGTTGCGCGGCGTCATCGGCGGCTTTCCGATCAAGTTCGTCGCCGTATCGGTGCGCAAGTCGGAACATTTTTTGATCGTGCGGCCGGAAATAAAAGAGCTCCGCGAACTGGTCGGCAAGAAGCTCGGCGTGGCGACCTTGTTCGGTTCGGACCAGCGCGCCGCCGAAGAGATGGTTCGCGGACGCGGCTTTTCGCCCAACATCATGAAGCCGGTGGCCGTCGGCGAGGCGCCGGTGCGCGCCCAAGCCTTGCGCGCCGGTGTGGTCGACGCCATCGCAGTGTCGTCGCCCTTCGATCTGAGCCTCCAAGCAGAAGGCTTTCGCGCCTTGGCCGGACCGAAGGATGTCGAAATGGCGCTGCCGACTTCCGGTATCGCCGTGGCCAGCCGCTTGCTGCAACAAAATCCCCAGCATGTGAAGCGCGCCGTGCGCGCCTTGATGAAAGCGCACCGTTTTGTTTTCGATAACCGCAAAGAAACGGTGGCGCAAATGATTCGTTACTTGGAGCAAAAGCCGGAAGTGGCGGAGCGCTCCTACGATATTTTGTCGTTGTCGCTCAGCCGTAACGGCGAGATCACCGATCAAGAATGGGATCTGCTCACCGAGAAAAAGAAGCCGGTGGACGAGGTGCGCGACTTCACGCTGCTGCGCGAAGTGCAGAAGGAATTGAAAATTCGTTAACGAGGTGAATCATGGCGATGACTATCGAACGGGGTAAAAAATATTCGACTCAACAGGCCAAGGCGATCGTCGACGGACTGTACACTCAAGTTCGCCAGCGCTGGGAGGAGCGGGTCAATCAGAAGCCGTTCATGCAGCAGTTGATGGCGGGCAAATTGCCGCTCAAGACTTTACAATTATTTTTTCGCAACTGGGGCGCCTATACCATTGAAATCAACACGCTGACCGCCTGCACCTATCACAAGAACATTACATTCTTGAAAGTTAACCGCGATCTGATGGGGCCGCTGGGCGAGAAGATCGCCGATGAATTTATTCATCCCAAGCCGCCGGGCCATTTTCTCGTCATGATGGAAACCGCCAAAGCTTTGGGCTTGAGCGAAGATGAAGTCTTTGCTTCGTCGATGCTGTCGGAGTTTCGCGGCAAGATCGATTTCATGCGCGGCGTGGTTTACGAGGGCTCGGCTGCCGAATGGTACGCCGCGGTGACCACCGAAGAGCAGATTGGCCACTGGTCGGCGGCTTGTTACAAGGCGCTGACGACGCACTACGGCTTCGACCGCGCCAAAGCGACTTATTTCGCGACCCATGTGGAAGCGGACTTGGAAGAACATGAAGAAGGCGTGATGGGCCACGCGAGTTTCAACCGCATGGCGCTCCAGCGCTTGCTTGAAACCGGCATGGCCGACGAGCGTCCGACTTACGGCTTGGAATACTGTGCCATGACTTCAGTGGATTTGCACGGCGCGATGTTGCGGGCGGCGTTGGAAGAGGCGGAGCGGGGGTAGGGGAGATTGGAGTGATGATGTGTTGGAGTTGTGGAGTGATGTGAAGAAAATTATTCACCACGAAGGCATGGTTCGACGCGACTCACCACAGGCTCCGGACACGAAGGTTTCGGAAGAATAATATTCCGACCTTCGTGCTCTTCGTGTCCTTCGTGGTGAAATAAATTTTGTCAATTCATTTCGGAGGTTTATATGATGGAACAAGTTCGAGGCGTGGTGTTGCCCAGTCCGACGGTGTTTCGCGACGACGGTAGTGTCGATGAAAAACTGATGCGCGAGTTGACCGATTGGTTCGTCGCCTGCGGCGTGCAGGCATTTTTCATTCTTGGTTCCTACGGTCAAGGCGCGGCGCTGAGTGCGCCTGAGCGCAAGCGCGTCGCCGAGATCGTCGTCGAGCAGGTGAAGCATCGCGTGCCGGTGGTAGTTCATATCGGCGCGGTCGATCCCTACACCGCGATCGATTTGGGCAAGCATGCGAAAGCGATCGGCGCCGAAGCGGTCGGTCACGTTGGGCCGTATTATTACGCCGATCGTTCGGAGTATGAGATCGTCGAGCATTTGAAAATGGTCGACCGCGCCGTCGGCATGCCGATGTTGATCTACAACAACCCGCGCTATTCCGGTTACAACATTCATCCGGCGTTCATGGCGCGTTTGGTCGAAGCGGTGCCAAACATTTTCGGCGCCAAGTTGGCCATGGGCAGCGTTGATGAAGCGATGGCGTACATGAAACTGGTCAAGGCGCCCTTCGCGCCCTACGCCTTGGCGAGCAATTTGGTTTCGGCTATGTCTGTCGGCGTCGCCGGTACCATCAGCCCACCGCTGGCGGTGACGCCGGAGATCGGCGTCGAGCTGGTGCGCGCCATCGATGCCGGCGACGCGGCGCGGGCGCTGGCTTTGCAGAAGGATGTCATTCGCATTCACGATCTATTCTTGCGTCTCGCCGGTCCGTTCGGCAGGACAATTTATTGCGAAGCGATGCGGCTGCGCGGCTTCGACGTAAAAATGTATCCGCGCTGGCCCTCCAAACCGCTCAGCCGCGAAGCCTACGATGAACTGCGCGATTTGTTCAGCGAATTGAAAATTATCGGCGCGCCGGCGCGGAGCGCTTAATTAGGACCCTCACCCTTCCCTCTCCCATCGGAATGGGCGAGGGTAAGATCTTTAGGAGAGACTTTTGGTGATTACGAAACTTAGTCAGAAAAATTGGCGGCGCGATGTGACTTTGGTTGTCGCGTTCATTGTGAATTCGCTGATCGCGTGGCCAGTGGCGGCGCAGGAGCGCGTGCGCATCGCCTTGTCGGTGCGCAATGTGGTGTTTCTGCCGTTTTACTACGCCAAGGAAACGCGGATCTTCGAGAAGCATAATCTCAGCGTCGAGTTGATCCAGATGCGCAGCGACTTGCAAATGGCCGGCGTGGTTTCCAACGAGATCGACTACACGCCGGCGATCGGGCCGGCGACATTTCCGGTGGCCAACGGCGCCCCGCTCAAGGGCGTCGCGGTGCTTTACAAAGCGCCGCTGTTCTCCTTGGCAAGCGCGCCCAACATTGCCAATGCTAAAGAGCTGGAGGGCAAGAAAGTTGCCGTGTCGCGCATCGGTTCGGACAGCCATCGCTTCGGCTCGCAACTCTTGGAAATCGCCGGCGCCGATCCCAAGAAGGTTACCTTCATTCAAACCGGCAGCACCACCGTCAGTCTGACTTCTTTGCAGCAAGGCGTGGTCAATGGCGCGGTGTTGAGTCCGCCGTTCACCGGCATCGTCGCCGAGAAGGGCTTTCGCATTCTGGTGCGCAGCCGGCAATTGATCGATTCGCCTTGGCTCGGTTTAGTTGCCAACAAAAATAAATTGGAAAAACAGCCCGAGCAGGCGCGCAACGTGTTGCGCTCCATGCGCGACGTGATCGCGGCGATCCGGCGCGACAAGCCGGGGGTGGTCAATTACATCGTCAAGAACTTCAACGTCAGCCTCGCCAACGCGACGGAATCCTATGACGACATCGCCGGCGTGATCATCGATTCGATGATCATGCGCGACGAGCAGATGCAAAAATATCTTGACGGTATCTTTCAGCGCGGTGAATTGTCCAAGCCGGTGTCAGCCAATGACATGTTCGATTTCTCGCTGCTGCGCAATTTGAAATAGTTTGTCCGGCATCCACCGACGAAAGGATCTTACCATGGCAGATCAACCGACTCTTTCTCTCGCCGCCGGCTATCACCTGCGCGCCAAGGCGCTTTGCGATGGCCGGGTGAAGCTGAAAAACTTCGAACTCAATGCGCTCGCCTTCGAGAACGACGGCGAAGGCCATGACGCGTTCATGGCGGGCAAGTTCGACGCCGGCGAATTCTCCCTCGCCATGTATCTGGCATTGAAGAGCCGCGGCGCGCCGTTCATGGCGATCCCGGTGTTTCCCAACCGTAAGTTTCGCCAGTCCTACATTTTCGTGCCGGAGAATTCGCCGCTCAAAGAAGCGGCACAATTGAAGGGCAAAAAAGTCGGCATCCCCAGCTGGCTCAACACGGCGGGGTTGTGGGCGCGCGGAATTTTGAGCGACGAGTACGGCGTCAAGGCGCAGGACATTCATTGGATCATGCCGCACAAAAATAAAGTCGATGTCACCCTGCCAGCGGGCACGCGGCTCGATGTCGTGGCGAGTGAAGAGTCGTTGGCGGGGCGCATGCTCAAGGGCGAGTTCGACGCCATCATCGTGCCGGATTTTCCCGACGAGAAAGGCTGGCGCCGGCTGTTCGTCGATTCCAAAGCGGTCGAGCAAGACTTTTTCAAACGCACCGGGATTTTTCCGACCAGCCACGCGATTACGTTTCACGCGGGGTATTTGGAAAAATATCCGGAGGCGGCGCAGGAAATGTTCGACGCTTGCGTGGCGGCGAAAAATCTTGCGCTACGCGACGATGCCGATGCGACGTATTCCAACTTCGTCTGGAATCGCCAGGTGTGGGAGGAGCAGCAGGCGGTGATGGGTGCCGATCCGTGGAAGTTCGGCATTAAAAACAACGAGAAGGTTTTGCACACGATCGTGCGGTTCGCCGGCGAGCAAGGGCTGTTGGCGAAGCCGGTGACGTTGAGCGATTTGTTCGCGTCTATCGATGAAACGAGTTGACGATTTCTTAACCCTCGCCCATTGGGAGAGGGCAGGGTGAGGGCAAGGGCGACCGCCGGTCGCCTCTACAAGAGCCTTTACGCCGAATGCGCCCTCACCCCTATCCTCTCCCAGAGGGAGAGGAAGTAAGAGTGGAAAAGGAAACTAGGAAAGACTTTTTAAATGGCGATCACCACACATGAACATGGCGGCCACGGCGATCATGGCCACGATCACGAAGGCGCCGTGGGTCCGCATACGCATTTGACCAGCGTCGGCATCGATATCGGCTCGTCGACTTCGCACTTGATGTTTTCGCGTTTGTTGATCGGTTATCCGTCGGTGTTGCAACGCAAACCGATGGTGCTCGAACGCCATGTTATCGCGCGTTCGCCGATTTTACTGACGCCGTTTTCCGGCGACTGGAATATCGAGGCCGAGCCGCTGCGCGAACTCGTGGATGCGACGTTTCAAGAAGCGGGTCTGTCACGCACCGACATCGACACCGGCGCGGTGATCATCACCGGCGAGGCGGCGCGGCGCGACAACGCGGCGAAGATCGCCGAGCTGTTCGCCGACGAGAGCGGCAAATTCGTTTGCGCCACCGCGGGGCCGACGTTGGAGACGATTATGGCGGCGCATGGCTCGGGCGCGGTGTTGGAGAGCCGTGCGCATGGCGGCGCGCTGCTCAACATCGATATCGGCGGCGGTACGACCAAGATTAGCGTCATCGAGAACGGCAAAATTCTCGCCACCACGGCGCTCAACATCGGCGCACGTTTGGTCGCCTACAACGGCGCCGATGAAATTATCCGTTTGGAAACCGGCGGGCGACGCTTTCTCGCCGCGCTGGGAAAAAATTTGGGTTTGGGCACAAAATTGGATGAAGATCTGCGCCGCCAGTTGGCCCGCCGCATGGCCGAGGCGCTGTTCGCCGCGGTTACCGGCGGCGATTCGCCTTGGGATGATTTTTATGTGGGCGCGGGCTTGGGGCCGTTGCCGAAGATCGCCGGCGTGCTCTTTTCCGGCGGCGTGTCGGAATATATTTACGGCCGGGAAACGATGTCGTTCGGCGATCTCGGGCCTTATCTCGGCCGGGAGATTCGTCGCATCGCCGATCAGCATGACTGGAATATTCTCGACGCCGGCGAAGGCATTCGCGCCACGGTGATCGGCGCTTCGCAATATACCGTGCAGTTGAGCGGTGAAACGATCTTCGTTCCACCGAGCATGAAACTGCCGGTGCGCAATCTGCGGGTTTTCGTCGTGCACGCCGACTGGCAAGCGCCGGTGGCCGAGCGCGTCACCGGGGCGGTTAGCAAAACTCTTGGCGCGCGCGATCCAGAAGTGCGCGGTACGCCGTTCGCACTGGCGTTCGCGACGCCGGCATTTGTCGGTTACGGCTCCGTTCAAGACATGGCGAAAGGTATCGACCGCGCCTTCAGCCAACTTGCCGCGGACGATCGGCCTGTGGCGCTGGTGTTTGGCCAAAACGTCGGTCAAGTGGTCGGCGGTATGTTATCGGCGAAATGGAACATGCCGTGCATCGACGAGGTGACCTTGTCGGAGTTGGATTTTATCGATGTCGGCGAAGTCGTTGCCGAGGAAGGTTTCGTGCCGGTGGTGATTAAGAGTTTGGCTTTCGGTGTGTGAGCTCTTCCAAGGAATGGGAAGGGTGCTTTACATCGGAGAAAGATTGACCGGTGGTTGGACAGTGCAAACTTGCATGTGTTAAAAACTGTAGGTGGCTTTAGTCACTTAGATGACGGTGGATGGTGTGAGATTCTCGGGTTAAGATGATTCACCACAGAGCGCACAGAGATCATAGAGCGCAAGATTCGGAGCTGAAAATATGGCGGATGGTTCGTTAAGTTTGGAAGCGATGTGGGAAGAGTTGGTACGGCTGTGCAACGCGCAGTTTGCGTCGCCGCAGTTTGCCCGCATGCTCGGCACGAAGTTTAGCCAGAAGCGGGCGCAGCAGTATTCGATCCAGATGGCCTATTACGTGCAGAACCGGCGCGACTGCTGGGGCTACGTGCAAGGTTCGGCGCCCCTCGATATCAAGCAAATGGTTTGGCGCCATGAAGAAGACGAGTTGATCGGTCAGAAGGCTCAAGGTAAGGTCGATCACATTACCCTGGCGGTGAAAGAGGGCGAAGTGTTCGGCCTCAAGGCGGAAGCGTTCGAGACCACGGCGCGGCTCGAAGGCGGCGAGGTTTGTTTCAGCGCTTGGATTCGTTTGGCGCAGCGCTCGTGGCTCGAAGCGATCGCCGCTTCGGCGATTCTCGAAATGCGCAACTCGGGGGAATTGATCCAAGGCGGCTCGTTGTCGCGCCGCATCGGAGAAATTTTTCAGCGCGATCTCGGCATTCCGATGAAACAACAGATCAACAACGCCGAGCATGTCGTGATGGATGTCGAGCATGCGCACCTGCTCATGCAAGTGGCGCGTAAATATGCCACCACGGAATCGGCGCGGCGGGAGATTCTCAGCGGCGCGCGGGAAAGTTTAGTGATCGATCGCGTCTACCGCGGCCATTTGGCCGAAATGTTGGAAGCGTTGCCGTAGCCCGGCTCTAGCAGGCTACTGAAAAAAGCGGAACATGCTTCGACAAGCTCAGCATGAACGAATTTTTCTCAGTGATTTCAAACTCTGATCCGTTCGTCCTGAGCCGGTCGAAGGACTCCGAGAGGCTTTTCAGCCCACTGCTAGGCAAAAATAATTTTGGAGGAACCATGGGTTTAGTGAAGGATTTGTGCGGCCAGTTGGACCAGATGGTCAACGACCAATTTAGCAGTATCGAATTCACAAGTTTTCTCAACGTGCCGCTTACTCTAGACCGCGGCCGCTTCTATGTCGTCCAGAACGCGCTGTACACTAGCAACCGGCGCGACTGTTGGGGCTATGTCCAAGGCGGCGCGCCCCTCGAAGTGAAGCGGGTGATCTGGGAACATGAGAGCGACGAGCTGATCAACGATCCGCGCGTCGGCATGGACCACTTTAACCTGACCGTAAAGCAAGGCGAAGTGATCGGCCTCAAGCGCGAGGATTTCGAGAACGTTCAAGTGCCGGCGATGGTGCAGGCCTGCTTTCACGCTTGGCATCATATCGCCATGCGCGGCCACTGGCTCAGCGCTTATGCCGCTTCGCATATGCTCGAGCGGCGCAACAACGGCAAGATCGTCAAAGGCGGCGGCATGTCGTTTCGGGTCGGCAAGAAGTTCGAAAACGAGCTGGGTATCAGTTTGAAAAAAATGATCTCCCTCGACGTGCACGTGGCCGCAGACATGGACCATTCGGACAACATTTCCGAAATGTTCGAGCGCTACGTCAAAACCGCCGACGACGCCGAGCGGGTTCTGGAAGGGGCGCGGGAATCCATGGCGATCGATCGCGCTTATCGCGGCGCCTTGGGCTTCTACTTGGAAAAAATAAATTAACGAGGATGATGAGAGTATGAAAAACTTAAACGAAGCATCGGCATATTCCGCCAAGAGTCCCTACGAAATTTACCAAGAGTGGGAAGAGATCCCGGTGCACAAAGGCTTCATCGTCGAAGATCTCTTGGCGTTGAAGCTCGGCGACTGGCAGCGCAGCGGGGGCAAGGCGGCCTTCGTCAATCAAGACGGCGCCGGCGGCATGTGCGACACGATGGTGGAGGAAATTCCACCCGGCGGTCAGTTGAAGCCGCAGCGCCATATGTACGAGAAAGCGGTGTTCATTCTTTCCGGTCAAGGGGCGACGACGATCTGGAACGACGGCGGCAAGAAACATACTCTGGAATGGCAAAAGGGCAGTCTGTTCTCGACGCCGCTCAATACCTGGCATCAGCATTTCAACGCCCAAGGCAGCGAGCCGGTGCGCTTGATTTCCCTGACCGATGCGCCGGTGGTGATCAATCGTTACCGCAATCTCGATTACATTTTTAAAAACAATTTCGTTTTTGGCGATCGCTACGAAGGCGGCGCGGATGCGTGGAACGGCGCCGGCGGGCGCTACTTGGGTCCGGAGATCAAGCGTGGCCGGGTATGGGAGTCCAATTTCATATCCGATCTATGGGCCTTCGAGCCGAAGGATTACAAAGAGCGCGGCGGCGACAATCGCACGACGCTTTTTGAATTCGTCGATAACACGATGAGCGCGCACATCTCCGAGTTTCCAATCGGCAAATACAAAAAGGCCCATCGCCACGGCGCCGGTGCGCATATCGTCATGCTCACCGGATCGGGTTATTCTTACCTATGGCCGGACGGCGAATATGGCACGAAGCGGCGCGTCGAGTGGGGCCGCATGAGCATGTTCACGCCGCCGATGCAGTGGTGGCACCAACATTTCAATTCCGGCGCCGAACCGGCGCGCTATCTGGCGCTCAAGCCCTGGGGATTCAAATTCAAAGTCGAAGATCTCAAGGATACCGGCGAAGACGTTAAGAACGGCGGCGCGCAGATTGAGTACCAAGATCAGAATCCGGAGATTCACAACATCTTTCTCGGTGAGTGCAAAAAAAGCGGCGCCGAGGCGCGCATGCCGATGTTCGCGGCGTAGTTGAATGAGATTTTTTACTACCCCTGGGGCGAAGTCTTATGGTAATATTTTTAAAATGAGCGGCTTCGCAGTATAGCGCCGGATCATGAGAGCGGAAAAGTTGAAGCAGTTAAAATCAAACGCGGGCATGACCCTACTTGAACTGTTGATCGCCATGGCGGTGATCGGCTCATTGGCCGCCATCTCGATCCAGGAATTCAACAATCACCGCCGCCGCGCCATCGATTCGTCGATGCGCGGCGAGCTGCGAAACGCGGCCATGGCGATGGAGAGTTACTACGGCGAAAATCTCGAGTATCCCGCGTCGTTATCGTCGATCCTCTTGGTCGGTTACCGCAACACCGCTTCGGTGACGTTGACGATCACGGTCACTTCACCGTCGAGCTACAATCTCAATGCCGCCCGCGCCGCGGGAACCCAGGCAAGTTTTACCTTCGATAGTGCCACCGGACTGATCAACTGACGCCGCAGACATTTTGGGTCTTATGGCACCGCAGAGGCGCGGAGGGCGCGGAGTAGGGATTTGTGATTAAAATACTCCGCACTCTGTGATCTCCGTGCCTCCGCGGTGTAATCTTCTTCCGAGAAAAACGCAACCACCAAGTTTTTGAATCATCGCGGGATGCTTCGTCGCCGCGTGCTCCGCCCGCCGCCGGCTACTTTGCCGTGCGCAGGAAGTAGGTTTGCCCGGTAATATATTTTGCCGCGTCGGACAGCATGTAGCGGACCAAGCCGACGATCTCGAATTTATGCGTCAGACCGTCCATCAGCGGCGGGATTTCTTCGCGCTTCTTAAACGCTTCGTCGGTGAAGCCGATGCGCGACATCGGCGTGTCGGTGGCGCCGGGGCAAACGCAGTTGACAGTGATATTGTTGGGCGCAAGCTCCATGGCGAGGGATTTGGTGAACGCGATAACCCCGGCTTTCGACGCCGCGTAATGGGCCGAGCGCGCCTGGCCGGCGACGCCGCGTCCCGATGCGATGCTCATGATCCGCCCTTCGCCGCGCGGGATCATATGTTTGGCCGCCGCTTGGGCGCACAGAAAAACGCCTTTCAAATTGATCCGCATCAAGCGGTCCCACATCGCCTCCGGCATGTCGATGATGGCGACGCGATCCATGACGCCGGCGCCGCAGAAGATGTAGTCGACCTGGCCATACTTGGCGATAGCGCTTTGCATCATCGCGGCGACGCTGGCCGGATCGCCGACGTCGACCTGGACGGCGATGGCGTTGCCTTTGGCCGCGTTGATCTCGGCGGCGACCTTGTCGGCGCCGTCTTTGGCAAAGTCCGCAATTACCACGTTCAATCCGTCGGCCGCCATGCTGCGGCAGATATCCGAGCAGATGCCGCCGGCGCCGCCGGTGACGAGAATTGTCTTGCTCATGTTGCCCTCGCTTTGGTTAGATTTTAGTTGACGCTATCATTAGAAATCGCCGCGGGTCAACTCAGCTCGCCCATTTTCGACCGAGGAAGCGAAACAGATTGGTCGCCAAGCGCGTCAACATGAGCGCGCCGATGGCGCTGACGATGCCCATCAAGCCCCAATTGTATTGCCCCGCCGCCCAGGCGATCGGCAGAAATAGGCAGAGGCCGCCGGCCAGCATGGCCCACATGAGATAGCGGGTGTCGCGGGCGCCGATGAGCAGGCCGTCGAGAACGAAGACTATGCCGTTGAGCGGTTGGAACAAGCAGACCAGTAACATGATTTTTACCGTGAGTAGCGCGATGACTTCGGCGCTACCGGTGAAAAAATCGACGATGAATTGCCAAGCGGTTAGAAACCCGAGCGCGAAGAGCATACCGGTCGCCAATCCCGCCAGCGTCAACGTCACGCCCATGCGGTTGGCCGATTTCACTTGTCCCTCGCCCAAAAATTTCGCGGTCAACGCCTGGCCGGCGATGGCCAGGCCGTCGATGACATCGGAGCAGAGCATGAAAAGTTGAAAAATAATTTCATAGGCCGAGAGCGTCGCCGCGCCCATGCGCGCGGCGCTACTGGTGGCGAACACTAGCGACAAGCGTAAGGCGCCGGTGCGGATGGCGAGATCTTGGCCGATGCGAAACAGCGGCCGTAATCCAGCGCGGGTGATGCGCCATGGGACGGCGCGGTATTCGGCATTGTGCTCCGAGGTCAGAAAGAGCGTGAGATAAATCATCGCGCCGCACAGCTGGGCGAAACAGGCCGCCGCGGCGGCGCCGCTAAGCCCTAAAATGGGTAACCCGAAATGGCCGTAGATCAGTCCATAGTCGAGGACGAGCTGGATGGCTGTGGTGACGAAGGCGATCGCGAGCGGAGTTCGGGTATTTTGAATGCCGCGCAGAAAACCGACGGAGCAGTAAACCATCAGCGTCGCCGGCGCGCTGGCGATATAAAGACGAAAATAGCCTGCGCCAGCCGCAACGACGGCGTTTTCCGCGCCGAGCCAGCGATACAACGATTCGGCAAACATGTTGCCGGCGGCGGCGACGGCGAGTCCGCCGACGAGCGCGAGAAAGAGCGCGTGGAGATAAGTTTGACCGCAGCTTTTTTTGTCGCCGGCGCCGAAATGAAGACCGATCAGCGTGGTCGTGCCGAAAGTCAAAAATGCGAAGACCCAGTAGACGCTGCCGATGATCGCCGCGCCAATCGCACGCGCCGCAAGCGCTTCAGCGCCCAAACGGCCGATCATCGCGGTCTCGCTGATGTTCAATATTGGCAGGCTCGCCTGCGCGAGTATGGCCGGCAGGCCGAGCGCGAGAATTTCGCGGAGATGAGAGCGCGACACGGGGATTAACTCAAAATGCAAAATGCATAATGGAGATTGCAGAATGGCCGAGTCGGAGCGCGATGATCGCAGTCGTTACTAATTTTGCATTATGCATTTTTCATTCTGCAATCTGCATTGATTCAGTTCATCTGTCTGGCATCGCTGGGCGCGATGGTCCACGTGACGGTGTCGGGATGGATGATCCGCGCTAGCATTTCCAGACCGTTGACCAGGCGCGGTCCGGGGCGGCTGAAGTAGGCGTTGCCGTTAAGCGCGAAGACGTTGGCGTTTTTCACCGCGGGAAGATCGCTCCAGCCGGGCAGGGCACGGAGCGGCGTCGCTTCTTTGATCGTGCGCCGGACATCGAAGCCGCAAGGCATGAGCAAAACAACTTCCGGCTGGGCGTCGACAATTTGATTCCACTCGATTTTTGCCGACGGCTCGCCGGCGCGGCCGATGACGTCGACGCCGCCGGCCAAGGCGACCATCTCCGGCACCCAATGGCCGGCGCTGTAGAGCGGTTCGAACCACTCGAGACAAACCACTCGCGGTCGTTTGTCGGGCTCGCGCGCGCCGACTCGTTCGATACGTTGGCGCAAGTTTTCAACCAATGCCGCCGCCGCCGATTGGCGTTCGGTGGCGGCGCCGACCGTGGTGATGTCGTCGAGTATATCGTTCAAGCTGCGCGGATTGAGCGAAATAACTTTTGCCGGGTGCGTTAAACGCTCTGCCGCTTGGACCACTTGGTTGTAATCGAGGGCGCAAACTTCGCATAGCCCCTGAGTGAGAATGATGTCGGGGGCGGCGGCGTCGAAGGCCTGGGCGTCAATCGTGTAAAGGCCGGTGCCGGCAGCGAGAAGTTCGCCGACCTTGCAATCGATTTCGCTGGTGCTCATGTGTTGGGCGTCGATGGCGCTGTGGACCATGACGGATTTTTGTTTGGCCTCGGCGGGGAAGTCGCATTCATGAGTGACGCCGACGATCTGATCGCCGAGGCCGAGAGCGTAGGCAATTTCTGTGGCGCCAGGAAGCAGGGAGCAGATGCGCATGGGTAGATGATTAGCTGATGTGGTGCTGAGCC harbors:
- a CDS encoding MATE family efflux transporter, translated to MRSSRSDSAILQSPLCILHFELIPVSRSHLREILALGLPAILAQASLPILNISETAMIGRLGAEALAARAIGAAIIGSVYWVFAFLTFGTTTLIGLHFGAGDKKSCGQTYLHALFLALVGGLAVAAAGNMFAESLYRWLGAENAVVAAGAGYFRLYIASAPATLMVYCSVGFLRGIQNTRTPLAIAFVTTAIQLVLDYGLIYGHFGLPILGLSGAAAAACFAQLCGAMIYLTLFLTSEHNAEYRAVPWRITRAGLRPLFRIGQDLAIRTGALRLSLVFATSSAARMGAATLSAYEIIFQLFMLCSDVIDGLAIAGQALTAKFLGEGQVKSANRMGVTLTLAGLATGMLFALGFLTAWQFIVDFFTGSAEVIALLTVKIMLLVCLFQPLNGIVFVLDGLLIGARDTRYLMWAMLAGGLCLFLPIAWAAGQYNWGLMGIVSAIGALMLTRLATNLFRFLGRKWAS
- a CDS encoding cobalamin-binding protein, with protein sequence MRICSLLPGATEIAYALGLGDQIVGVTHECDFPAEAKQKSVMVHSAIDAQHMSTSEIDCKVGELLAAGTGLYTIDAQAFDAAAPDIILTQGLCEVCALDYNQVVQAAERLTHPAKVISLNPRSLNDILDDITTVGAATERQSAAAALVENLRQRIERVGAREPDKRPRVVCLEWFEPLYSAGHWVPEMVALAGGVDVIGRAGEPSAKIEWNQIVDAQPEVVLLMPCGFDVRRTIKEATPLRALPGWSDLPAVKNANVFALNGNAYFSRPGPRLVNGLEMLARIIHPDTVTWTIAPSDARQMN